A single region of the Gracilibacillus caseinilyticus genome encodes:
- a CDS encoding PTS sugar transporter subunit IIB codes for MLQILVVCGAGLGSSFACQMSVESVLQDIGVKASVDHSDISSAAGTRADIIISGKNFESQFQRYDLPMDLIFLDRLVDKKEIEEKLVPVLKAKGAL; via the coding sequence ATGTTACAAATATTAGTCGTATGTGGAGCAGGATTAGGCAGCAGTTTTGCTTGCCAGATGAGTGTGGAGAGTGTCCTGCAGGATATTGGAGTGAAGGCATCAGTGGACCATTCCGATATTTCATCTGCTGCCGGGACAAGAGCTGACATTATTATTTCAGGTAAAAATTTCGAATCACAATTTCAAAGATACGATCTACCGATGGACCTGATTTTCTTAGATCGTCTAGTAGACAAAAAGGAAATTGAGGAAAAACTAGTTCCCGTTTTAAAGGCAAAAGGAGCGTTATAA